One Fusobacterium perfoetens ATCC 29250 genomic window, ATAATATAAACATTAGGGCCTACATTATATTGTAATGAAATACCTCCAGATATAAGTTTATCTGTAACTAATCCATAGTAAGGAATACCATAAAAATCAAATTCTTTATAATTTAAACTAAATTTTTTTGTACCACCTATTTTAAATAAACCTTCATATCTATAATTAAAATCATCATTAAATAATTGTCCTCCAGAAGCGAAAGCACCAAAAGAAAGTTTTTTATTAATAGGGAAAGTTTTAAATACATTAAATTTATATCCATGAAAATCAAAACCAGAATTAGAAATTCCTCTATTAACAAATCCTGCTAAATAAGAAAAACTTCCTTTAGTAGGGAATGAAATAGAATCTAAATTATCATAAATAATATAAGAACTACCCCAAATATAATTTTCAATATCTTTATCTTCTAAATCATAAGGAAGACCAGATGTAAAATAGTTTTTAGAATATTTCCAACCACTTGATATACCAAAAAGAAGATTATTAAAAATAGAAGAAGAAATATCATATTGAAAACCTAAAGATTTTGTAGTGTACTTAGAAATAAGTTTTCCAGAATTCCAACCATAAAGAAAAACAGGAGAATATTGATAAGATAAACTATAATTTCTTGAAAAATCAATATCAAAAATTTCAAAAGTATTTTTATTTCCTATACTTAATTTAGGAAAAGAAGATATTTCACTTTTTATATAATAGTTGTTACCAAAACTATTGCTATATGGTAAATCTGTATTTAAGTTTAAGGCCATACCATAATCATTAGAAACATAAAGGAAATTTCCATAAATCTTAAATAAAGGACTTTCTTCTAAAGAAAAAGTAATATTATCATTTTGTACTTTATAAAAAATCCTATCAACATATGAAAGAGCATAGATTTTATTGGTCCAAGTATTTAAATCATCTATTGTATAGTTATCAGTTTGTGGTTTTAAATCTATAGCTTTTTTATAGGTAAAAGTAGAGTTTCCAATTAAATTTATAGAATTAATAGGACTATTGAAATTTTTTAAAGCACTAGATTTTTCTTTTATGGCTAGAAATTTTTCTTTATTAGAAAGCTTTTTTAAATTTGAGGAAAAATGTTCAGCAGCTATTTCTCCTTCTTTAATGATAGGCGCAATATTTTCGAAATCAAGAGTTCCAAATTTTTTTACATTAGGAACTATTAAAATATCAGCATAATTTTTTTGGATTTTTGTACTTTTCATGCTATTGTATCCAGAAATTTTATCAATAACTTCTACTACATTGGAACTAGTTGTTATATTTTTAGGGTCAGCAGTTATATCTACAGCTATTATAATATCAGCTCCAGCTTTCATAGCTTCTACAACTGGGAAATTATTGGCCACTCCACCATCAACAAAGAAACTATCTTGATGTTTTATAGGAGTGATAATAGATGGAATAGCCATACTCATAAGGACAGCTTTTGCTAAATCTCCTTCTTTTAAGGCTATAGCTTTTCCAGTATTAATATCTGTAGAAACAGCTCTAAATTTTATTGGAAATTCATCAAAATTATTTATTTTTTCAACTCTTTCAAAAGTTTTTTTAAAGTTAAGATAAATATGTTCTCCATTTATTACCCCTAATGGGAAATGAATGTCATTATTATTATCAATAGAAACACTAAGAGTTCCTTTAATTTCATTAATTTTTTGAGTAATATTTTTTAAAGAACGGTCAGGAGAGTTTGAAAATAATTTTTCAAATTCTTGAGTAAGTAAAAAATCTTCTATTTCTTTTGGAGAATAACCTATAGAATACATGGCTCCTACAATACTTCCTGCACTAGTTCCTATTATCATATCAATAGGAACATTATATTTTTCTAAAACTTTTAAAACTCCAACATGCCCAGCTCCTTTAGCTCCACCACCACTTAAAACCAAAGCAATTTTTGGAGAACCATTTTTTTTATTTATATCAAACTTATTTTTATTTACATAAGTTTTTAAATCTTCTAATTCCTTGATATAATCTTCTAACATTTCTATATGATTATCAATAGAATTTATTTTATCTTTTTTAGTATTTATTTTTCCATAATATTTTTCTTCTTGAGAAAAGGAAAAAATAGATAAAATTATAAAAAGAAAAATAAGTAAAAATTTTTTCATAACCCCTCCATAAATATTTTTTATTATTATATCACAATAATAAAAAAAATATGAAAAAAAGTATAAATTATAGTATAATAATGTTAGTAAACAAACAAAAGGAGGGAGTTATTTTGAAAAAAATAATTTATTTATTAATGATTTTATTAGTAGGGTGTACAGCAATAGAAGAGAAAGAGGACTCTCCTATAATTTATAATTTAGCAATAGTTAGTACAAATAATATAAATGGAAAAATTCAAGAGGGAATAGGTTATCCTAGATTAGCAACAATAATAAAAGATAAAGAAAGAGAGTTTGGAAAAGAAAAAGTTTTATATTTAGATGCTGGAGGAAATTTTTCAGGAAGTAAATTTTCAGAAAGTACTAAAGGAGCAGGAATTTCAAAAGTATTAAATGGAGTAGGATTAAAAGTTACTACTTTAGGAAAAGGGGATTTTTATTATGGAGCAGAGAGAATAAAAGAATTAGAAAAGATTTCTAATTTTAAAATAGTAGCTTCAAATGTTAAATATAGAGATGGAAGAGATTTTGTAAAACCATATTTATTAGGAAGAATGGGAGATAAAAGATTTGCTATTATAGGGATAGTTTCTCCAGAACTATATAATGAAATGGATAAGAAGACAAAAGGAGAATTAATAATTCAAGAACCTATATTAGTTATTCCTAATTTAGTTAGATTAATAAAAGAAAATAATATAGATTTTATAATTGCTCTTTCTTCTTTTGGAGAAAATACAGAATGGAATGCAGCAGAATTAGCTAAGAATATCTCTGATATAGATTTAATGATAGTAAGTGGACAAGGAAAAAGTATGAATCAAAAAATGAATAACACTTATATAATTAAAGAGGAAAATTCTTTTGGAAGTATAGGAATAACAAAGATAGCTTTAAAAACTGGTAAAAAATCATTAGATAGAATAAATCATGAAAAAATAAAATTAAATGATATTTATATTCCTGAAAATGAGAAAAAGATTGTAAAAGAAAGTACAATAAAAGAAGAAGTTATAAAAGGTGAAGATATATATTATAAAGTACAACCAGGAAATACTTTATATTCTTTAGCTAGAGAATACAATACAACTGTTGATGAAATAAAAAGATTAAATCCTAGTATTGAAGGAAATAACATAAAAGTGGGAGAAACTTATAAAATACTAGAGAAAAAAGTGGATATTGTAGAAAAGAAAGTTGAAACAGAAACAAATAAAGCGAAAGAGATGTATGATAACTTTGATTCTATTGCAGTAGAAATGAATGATATGGAAAATATTCCAGATAATGCATTAGAAGTTGGAAAAATAGATATTCCAAAAGATAGTGAAGTAGAGAAATTAATAGAAACTTTAAAATAAGAAATAATTAGGAGGAGAGATGGAATTTTCGTTAAATTTAAAACAGGATTTAAAATTAATTTTAACACAAGAAATGAAAGTCTCTCTAAATATTTTGGAGATGTCTTCTTATGATTTAGAAAAATATATTTTAAAAGAAAGGGAAATCAATCCCTACATAGAAGTGGAGTATACAAATATTAGTAAAAAAAATTTTTCAAATGATGAGGAAGAATTTTCTCCATTAGATTTAGCCCATAAAGAAGAGAGTTTAGTAGATTATTTAGAAGAGCAAATAGGATATTTGAAAATTAATAAAAATATGAGATTTCTTTGTTCTTATATAATAAATAATCTTGATAAAAGAGGTTATCTTTTATTAAAAAAGCAAGAAATAAAAGATCTGACTAAATTTCCTTTAAAAGAGATAGAAAAGGCAATAGAAATAATAAAATCTTTAGAACCAGTAGGAATAGGAGCTCAAAATTTAGAAGAGTGTCTTATAATTCAATTACATAAAAAGCAAATAAATGATATAGTTTTAGAGAATTTAATAAAATATTTTTTAAGAGAGTTAGCAGATAGAAAAATTGAAAAAATTTGTGAAAAATTAAAAATTAATCAAGAACAGCTTAAGAAATATTTTGAAATAATTCGAAAATTAAATCCTATTCCTTCTCGTGGTTTTTATATGGGAGAATCAATAAATTATATTTCTCCAGAAGCAGAAATAAAATTAGTTGATGGAGAGTATAAAGTTATAATGTTATATGGAAATCTTCCAAAAGTGAAAATTAAAGAAGGAGAAAATATAGATAAAACGTATTATACCTCAGCTAATAATTTAATAAAGTTTATAGAAAAAAGATATGAAACTTTAAAAAATATATTAGAGGTTATATTAGAAAAACAATATGAGTATTTTTCACAAGAAAATGGAAAATTAAAGAATTTCACTTTAAAAGAAGTATCAGAAAAATTAGAAATACATGAATCAACAATTTCAAGAGCTATAAAAAATAAATATATATCTTCAAATAAAGGGATGTTAAGGATAAAAGATTTGTTTGTATTAAATGATGAGAAAGAGTTAATCTGTGAAATTATAGAAAATTTAGTTTTAGAAGAAGATAGAGAAAAACCATATACAGACCAATATATGGCTGACTATATAAATTTGCATAATTTAAAAATAGCTAGAAGAACTGTGGCAAAATATAGAGAAGAATTAGGAATAGCCTCAGCATCTAAAAGAAAATTAAAAAATATCTAGGAGGAATATGGAAATCTCTCTTATTGAAATAAAAGAACATGTAAAAAAATATATAGAAGTTATTACTACAGTTATAGATGTTGGTGTAGGTGTGGTAGATAAAAATATGAAAAGAGTTTCTAGTACAGGACTTTATATTGATGAAGATGGGGAAGAAGTATTAGGTAGTGTTTATAAAAATACTTTGGAAACAGGAAGTACAAATGTAATAGAAAATCCAAGACAACATTGTCTTTGTATAGAATGTATAGATAAACAGAGGTGTAAAGAAACTTTAGAAATTTCTACACCTATTTATTGTAATGGAGAAATAGAGGGAGTTTTAGGGTTAGTTTGCTTTACAGAAGAGCAAAAAAATAAGATACTTTCTGATGTAAATTCTTATTTAAATTTTACAAAACAAATAGCTGAATTTATAGGAATGAAGTTTAATGAATATAAAGAGAGTTTACTTCAAAAAGAAAAAGAGGAAACTCTTAATCAAATATTAAATAATATGACAAAAGGTGTCATAGTTACTAATAGTGATAATGAAATTTTAATCATAAATCAAATAGGAATGAAAAAATTAAAATTAGTTTTTAGTCCTGTTGGAAAAAAAATAAAAATAATTAGTCAAAATGATTATATAATGAATGAGGAAATTTTTAAATTAATAATAAATGAGAAAGAATATACAGTAAGTGGAAAAAAATTTCCTTTGAATTCAATAAGCAAAAAAAAGGAAGATGCTTTTATTTTTGATGATATACAAAAAATTAATAAAAATATTGTTGAAGTAAGTAATCAATATAATAGAATAACTTTAGATGATATTCATGGAAAATCACAAGCGATTTTATCTTTAAAAGAATATATTCAAGCTATTTCAAATTCAAATTCTACAGTATTGATAACAGGGGAAAGTGGAACTGGAAAAGAGTTAATAGCTCGTTCAATACATTCTTGTGGAAATAGAAAAGATAAACCATTTGTTGTTATAAATTGTTCAGCTATTCCAGATTCACTTTTAGAAAGTGAACTTTTTGGATATGTAAAAGGAGCTTTTACAGGAGCTAATAATAATGGACATATGGGAAAGTTTGAATTAGCTAACACAGGAGTAATTTTCTTAGATGAGATAGGTGATATGCCTTTATATTTACAAGCAAAATTATTGAGAGTTTTACAAGAGAAAAAAATAGAAAGAATAGGGTCTAATAAAAGTATTGATTTAGATATTAAAATAATAGCTGCTACTAATGCTGATTTAAAACAAAAAATTAAAGAAAAGAAATTTAGAGAAGATTTGTATTATAGATTAAATGTAATACCTATTCAAACTCATCCTTTAAGAGAAAGAAAAGAAGATATAGAACCAATAGTAGAAGAACTTATAAAAAAATATAGTTTAATAGCTAATAAAACTATAAAAGAGATGGATAGAGAGGTATTAGACTTATTATTAGAATATGATTGGCCAGGAAATATTAGAGAATTAGAAAATATTATAGAATTGATGATGAATACTTGTGGAAATAATGAAAAAATAGTAAAAAATATGTTGCCAGAAAATATTTTAAAAAAAGATATTAAAGAAAATATTATAAAGGAAGAAAAAAGATTTTTTGAAAGAGAAGAAGAAATTTTATTTGAAGAATTTGAAAAATTAGAAAAAGAATATATAATAAGAAGTCTAAAAAAATATGGAAATTCTACAGAAAGTAAAAAGATGATTTCTGAGAAAATGAATATAGGATTAACAACTTTATATAGAAAATTAAAAAAATTTAATATAGATAAATAAGTAGAAGGAGAACAAAATGTTTCAACCAAAAAAAACTATAGAATATTCTGGAGTAGGAATAACTATGATATCAGAATATACTAAGATAAAAGGAGATATAGATATATCTTGTAATATTTATATAGATGGAAAAGTAGAAGGAAGTATAAAATCTACAGCCCTTATAACTATTGGAGAAAAAGGTGAAGTTATAGGGAGTTTGAAGGCAGAGAGAATAATAATATCTGGAGTATTAAGAGGAAAAGCTGAAGCTACAGATGTAGAATTTATAAAAAATGGAAAAATTTATGGAGATATTATTAGCTCTAAATTATCTATAGAAGAGGGAGTTATATTTGAAGGAACTAATAAGTTAAAAAAATAAAGCACTTTCGAGTGCTTTATTTATTTTATATATAATAAAATAATATAAAATATATATAATTGATTTTGTGTTTAAAAATTGTTGATTATGATTATAAAATTGAAAAAAATACAATAATATTTAAAAAAAATAAAAAAATATTGATTTTTTTTTAATTCTTGATATACTCTTTTCATTAAAAAAATAAAATAACTAGTTGATTGGAGGAGCAAAATGGAGAGAGAAAGAAAAATGTCGTTAACCACAAAAATTTTTATAGCTTTGATAATAGGAGTTATAGTAGGTTTAGTATTACATCCTCTAAAAAATAATCCTTATGTAGAAAAATATCTTTTAAATTTTGTATTTACTTTTTTAGGTAATGGATTTGTAAGAGCCATTAGAATGGTAGTTGTTCCATTAGTTTTATGTTCTTTAGTTATGGGAGCAGCAGGAATAGAAGATGTAACTAAGCTGGGAAGGATTGGAGCAAAAACTTTAATCTTTTATCTATCAACAACAGCTGTAGCTGTAGTTTTAGCCTTAGTTGGAGGAAATATAATAAATCCTGGAAAAGGAGTAAATATTAGTGATATAGCTACAACAGTAGTATCAGTAGATAAAACAAAACCATTTGTAGATATTTTATTAGATATGATACCTATAAATCCTATAGAAGCACTAGCTAAAGGAGATATGTTACAAATAATAGTTTTCTCTATAATTTTAGGAATAGCAATGTCTTTATTAGGAGAAAAAGCAAATGAAGCTAAAAAACTTTTTGAAGCTGGAAATAATATAAGTTTAAAATTAGTAGAAATTATTATGTTATTTGCTCCTTTAGGAGTATTTGGTTTAATAGCTAAAACTTTTACAACATTAGGTTATATAGCTTTAGTTCCATTATTTAAGTATTTTATGGGAGTAGTAGTAATATTATTTATTCATTGTTTGGTAACTTATCAAAGTATATTGGTATTATTTGGAAAATATAATCCTATAAAATTCTTTAAGAATTTTGCTCCAACAATGTTGGTAGCTTTTTCTACAGCTTCAAGTAGTGCTTGTTTACCATCATCTTTAAAAACTATGCAAGAAAATTTTGGTGTTTCTAAAGCAATTTCATCTTTTACAATTCCTTTAGGAAATACAATAAATATGGATGGAACAGCTGTTATGCAAGGAGTGGCTACAATATTTATAGCTCAAATTTATGGAATAGATTTGACAATGGGAAATTATATTACAATAATTCTTACAGCTACTTTAGCTTCAATAGGAACAGCAGGAGTTCCTGGAGTTGGAGTAATAATGTTAGGAATGGTTTTAGTACAAGTAGGACTTCCTTTAGAAGGAATTGGACTTGTTATGGGAATAGATAGATTTGTAGACATGTTTAGGACAACAGTAAATGTAACAGGAGATGCTGTTTGTACTTTAGTAATAGCTAAATCAGAAAAAGAAAATATAAAGTAAGGCTCTTTATATAAACTACACTAAAAAAGGGAGATATTTCTCCCTTTTTTAATTAAAAATTTTCTTCTAAAATTTTTGCAAGTTGGTCAGGACAAGATGTAGATTTTTTTCCACAAGTAATTCCTTTTAATTTTTTTATAACATCTTCTTTTGACATTCCAATTATTAAATTTTCTATTCCATGAGTATTACCATCACATCCACCTAAAAATTCAATATTTTTAATAATTCCATTGTCATCAATTTCTAAAGCGATTTCTCTAGCACATACTCCAGAAGTGATAAATTTTTTCATAGTGAGCCTCCTAAACAAATTTATAATATTATATAATATTTTTCATAAAAAATCAGTAAAAATTTTTATATAAAAAAATAAACTTTTTTTTTAGAGTTCTCGTCATAAAGGTGAAGTTAATAAAAATGCAAAAATAATAAATTTCCCCAAAAATAAAAAAGAGTGAGTTTTCACTCTTTTTTATTTTTTTGTCATTTTCATGTCACAGATTATTTTTAAGATAAAAAAATATACATTTTATAGATAATATAGTTTATAATATAAAATAAAAAAGTGATGGAGGAAAAATGAAAAAAATTTTTTTATTTCTTTTAATTATAAACCTTACATTTGCAAGAGAAATCTCTTTTGAAGAGGCTTTAGAAATAGCTAAAAAAAATAACAGAAATTTACAAATTCAAGAATTAACTGTAAATCAAAAAAAACTTGAAAAAAATTCTAAAGTAAAAGAATTACTTCCAACTATTCAGATAAATAGTTCCTATGAAAAAATAGAAAATCAATATGAAGATGAAAAATTTAATAATTCTTTAAAAGCTAAACAAACTATTTTTTCTGGGGGAGAAAAATATAATGATGTAAAATTAGCAAAACATAATGAAGAATTAGAAAAAATAAATTTATACAATGAAGAAAATTATTTAAGAATTAAGGTTTTAGAAAGTTATATACAATGTCTTTATAATAAAGAAATTTTACTAGTCTATGAAAAATCTTATGAGGATAAAGAAAAAGAATTGGAAAGACAAGTAGAATTTAGAAATTTAGGACTTGTAGATAAAACAGAAGTACTAAAACTTGAAAGTTCATTATATCAAACAAAAGGAAAAATACTTGAAGCAAAAAATAATTTAATAACAGGAAATTTAGCTTTAAAAACTCTTTTAAGAATAGACCCAAGAGAGAAAATTCAAGTGAAAGAATTAGATTTGAAAACAATACAAATGAAAGATATAGTATTGGAAGAAGATGTAAAAAATACTTTAAAAAATGGAGTTCAAGCTAAGATTTTAAATAAAAATATAGATATAAAAGAATCAGAAACAAGTAAAAAGTTAAGTAGTTTTTTTCCAAAAGTAAGTGCTGAATATTCATATAACAATATAAATAAAGATAAATTTTCAGGAAGTTTTTCAGGACATCAAGATGATTGGGAATGGAGAGCTGGAATCTCTTTTGAATGGGATATATTTAATTTTGGAAGTGATATAGATATTTATAGAAGTTCTAAATTAGATGTAGAAAAATTAAAGTTAACTAGAGATGAAGAACTAGATAACTTGAGAAAAAATATGATAAATGCTTATAATAATATATTCACTTTGGAAAAATCAATGGAAAGTAATAGAAAGGCTTTTGAAACATCTTTAGAAACTTATAATATTGAAAAGGAAAAATATGAAAATAGATTGATTGATACTATTGATTATCTTAAAGCAGAAGAAGATATGATGAGAACCAAAGTAGAATATTATAATTCAAAATTAAATTATTTTTTAGCTTATGAAAAATATATGGTATTGAGAAAATAAAGGGAGAAAATAAGATGAAAAAGATTGTGTTATTTATATTTATGATATTATTATTGATTTCTTGTAAAGATAATAAGGCTACTTCAAAAAAAGAAATAATTAAAGAGATAAAAAGTATAGAGCTAAAAGAAATGACATTAGATAATATAGAAATATATAATGGAGAAATAACACCAAGTAATGATGTAAAAATAATAACTCCAACAGGTGGATATGTAAAAGAGATTAACTTTAAAAATGGAGATATTATAAAAAAAGATGAAGTTATCTTAAAATTAGAAGATATAGAAACAGAAACAAATTATTTACAAGCAGAGGGGAATTTATATAAAGCTAAATCAGATTATGAAACTCAAAAAATATCTTTTGAAAAATATGAAAAATTATATAAAAAAGATTATATTTCAGAAGATACTTATTTAACAGCTAAAAATAATTTATCTCAAAGTTATGGTATTTATAAAACAGCAGAGGGAAATTATTTAGATGCTAAAGATAAAAAAGAAAGATTGATAGTTAAGGCGCCTATTAATGGAATAGTGACAGATTTAGATTTAAAATTAGAAGAAAAAATTATTGCTAATAGTGAAGTATTATCTATTATAGATAATGAAAATATGGAGATAAAAGTAGCTGTATCTGGAAAGAGTGTCAATAATATTAAAGTGGGAAATGAAGCAAAAATATATATAGAGGAAATAGATAGAGAAGTTATAGGAAAAATAGAAAGTATTAATTTGGCAGCTAATAAAGAAACAAAAAAATATCAAGTAAAAATAATTTTTAATAATGAGAAAAAAGATATTTTAAAAGGAATGTATGGAAAAGTAAAAATAAATCAAGGAAAAACAAAAGGGTTATTTATTCCTAAAGAAGCTATTATGGTAAAAGATTTATATACTTATATAGCTATAACTAGAGATGGAAAAGCTTTAATATATAAAGTTGATTCAAAAGATTCTATAGGAAATTATCAAGAAATAATTTTTAAAGATTATAAAATAGGAGATAGATTGATAATAGAAGGACAATATTTATTGAATAATAATGATAAAGTTAAGGAGAGAGAAGAATGAGGTCTATTTCAGAATTTTCAATAAAAAAACCAGCTACAGCATTTATGATTATTATATCAATGGTAGTATTTGGTGTTTTAGGAATGAGAAAAATGCCTATAGAATTAAAACCAAATACAGAATATCCAATAGTAAGAGTTAGGGTAAAATGGGACGGAGCAACCCCTGCTGATGTAGAAAAAATGGTTACAAGAAAAATAGAGGATATTTTACCAAATATAGAAGGAGTTAAAAGCTTTAGTTCTACTTCCGAAGCAGAAGAAGCTTCTATTGAAATAGAATTTGATTATGGAGTAAATATAGATACTAAAATAACTTTAGTTCAAAATGAAATAAATCAAATAAGAAATAAATTACCTGAAGATATAGATGAACCTATTGTACGGGAAAGAGGTGGTTCTTCTTCACCTGTTGCTAACTTAGTATTATTTGGTGGGGATATAATGGAGATGAGGACTTATGCTGAAAATATTTTAAGTCCTATGTTAGAAAAAATAGAGGGAGTTTCAGAAGTTGTAGTTTATGGAGGAGCAGCTCAACAAGTTTTAGTTGAAATAGACCCTGAAAGATTAGAAAATTATAATTTGAATATAAGTGAAGTAATTAATAAAATAAAATCTTCAAATATAAGTGTACCTAGTGGAAAAGTTAGAGAAGGATATAAAGAATATATTGTTAAGGTTCAAGGAGAAATAGAAACAGTAGAAGAAATAGGAAATATAATTTTATTAAATAAAGATGGTCATTTATTAAGAGTAAAAGAGATAGCAAATGTAAGATTAGAAAGAAAAGAAAAAGATAGTATCTACAGAAAAGAAGGAAGAGAAGGAATAGGAATAATTATTAGAAAAACAGATTCTGGAAATACTATAGAGATTGTAAAAGAAACTAGAAAAGTAGTAAATGATATAAAGGAAGCTCTTCCTTTAAATTCAAATATAATTTTTGAATTTGATTCTTCTATAACAGTAGTAAACTCAATTTTAAATGTAAAAAATACAGCAATTTTAGGATTAATTTTAGCAGCTGGAATATTATTTATATTTTTAAAGAATATAAGTTCTACACTTATTATTTCAACAGCTATTCCAGTTTCTATAATATTTACTTTTTTCTTATTAAATGCTCAAGGTTTAAGTTTAAATATGGTTTCTTTAATGGGATTATCTTTAGGAATTGGAATGTTGGTAGATAACTCTGTAGTTGTTGTAGATAATATTTTTAGACATATGAGTGAATTAAATGAAGATAGAGGAATTGCTTCTCAATTAGGAGCTGAAGAGGTAGGAATGCCAATTTTATCTTCTACATTAACTACAGTATCTGTATTTTTTCCCTTAGTATTTCAAGAGGGAATAGCAAAACAACAATTTCAAGATATGAGTTATGCTATAACTTATTCTTTAATGGCTTCTTTAATAGTTGCTTTAGTTTTTGTACCAATGGTATCAAGTAAAATAATGTCGTATAAAAATACTATATCAACAGAGGGAAAAGTTTTTAAATATGTAAAAGAAAAATATGTAGATTTTTTAACAATGTCTTTGAAATATAAAAAAAGAGTTATTGGAATAACAATACTATTATTTATTGGTTCTATGTTTGTAGCAAGAACTATTGGAGGAAAATTTAATCCTACTACTGATATAGGAAGATTTGCTGTAGTGGCATTACTTCCTAATGGAGCAGATGTTAATATGACAGATAAAGTAGGAAAGATTTTAGAAGAGAGAACTAAGGGATTAAAGAATTTGCAAACTTATACAGTTTCAGGTAATACAGAAAGTGTATCATTAAATATGAATATGGGATTAAAAACTTCAAGAGAAGAATCTATGAAAGAAATTTTACAAGAGTTAAGAAAAAAATTTTCTAATATTCCTGATGTAAAAATAGCTGTTGTTCCAAATTTTATTTATGGAACTAGGGGAATTTATGATTTAGAGTTTGAATTGTATTCAGACAATATGGTTATATTAGAAGAAGTGATAAAAGATTTGGAGAAAAAAATAAGAAATATAGATGGGATAGCAGAATTTAAAACATCTTTAGAAGGAGGAAAACCAGAGGCAAGAATAATTGTAGACAGAGAAAAAGCAGCTTATTATGATGTGGATATAGAAACAATAGCAAAAACTATTCAGTATCAAATTCTTGGAGGAGTTCCTTTTAAAATTTACAGTGATAATGCTGAGATAGATGTTACAGTTCAGTTGGAGAAAAAATATAGAGAATCTAATAAACTCTTAATGAAGTCAAGAATAACTTTACCAAATGGAAAAAATATAAAAATTTCAGATATTGCTAGTTTAAAAATAATAGAAGGACCAGCAAAGATAGAAAAAGAAAATAAAAAAATGAAGGTAATAGTTTATGCTAACTTAACAGATGAAAATAAATTAATGGAAGTAAATAATAAAATTGTTAATATTTTTAAAGAGGGAAATTATCCAAATAATGTAAGTTTTGGATTTGGTGGAAAAACTTCTAGTATGCAAGATATGTTATCAGAACTATCTTATGTATTTGCTATTGGATTATTTTTAATATATTTTATTTTGGTATGGGAATTTGAATCATTTAT contains:
- a CDS encoding TIGR03905 family TSCPD domain-containing protein; protein product: MKKFITSGVCAREIALEIDDNGIIKNIEFLGGCDGNTHGIENLIIGMSKEDVIKKLKGITCGKKSTSCPDQLAKILEENF
- a CDS encoding dicarboxylate/amino acid:cation symporter; translated protein: MERERKMSLTTKIFIALIIGVIVGLVLHPLKNNPYVEKYLLNFVFTFLGNGFVRAIRMVVVPLVLCSLVMGAAGIEDVTKLGRIGAKTLIFYLSTTAVAVVLALVGGNIINPGKGVNISDIATTVVSVDKTKPFVDILLDMIPINPIEALAKGDMLQIIVFSIILGIAMSLLGEKANEAKKLFEAGNNISLKLVEIIMLFAPLGVFGLIAKTFTTLGYIALVPLFKYFMGVVVILFIHCLVTYQSILVLFGKYNPIKFFKNFAPTMLVAFSTASSSACLPSSLKTMQENFGVSKAISSFTIPLGNTINMDGTAVMQGVATIFIAQIYGIDLTMGNYITIILTATLASIGTAGVPGVGVIMLGMVLVQVGLPLEGIGLVMGIDRFVDMFRTTVNVTGDAVCTLVIAKSEKENIK
- a CDS encoding TolC family protein; this encodes MKKIFLFLLIINLTFAREISFEEALEIAKKNNRNLQIQELTVNQKKLEKNSKVKELLPTIQINSSYEKIENQYEDEKFNNSLKAKQTIFSGGEKYNDVKLAKHNEELEKINLYNEENYLRIKVLESYIQCLYNKEILLVYEKSYEDKEKELERQVEFRNLGLVDKTEVLKLESSLYQTKGKILEAKNNLITGNLALKTLLRIDPREKIQVKELDLKTIQMKDIVLEEDVKNTLKNGVQAKILNKNIDIKESETSKKLSSFFPKVSAEYSYNNINKDKFSGSFSGHQDDWEWRAGISFEWDIFNFGSDIDIYRSSKLDVEKLKLTRDEELDNLRKNMINAYNNIFTLEKSMESNRKAFETSLETYNIEKEKYENRLIDTIDYLKAEEDMMRTKVEYYNSKLNYFLAYEKYMVLRK
- a CDS encoding sigma-54 interaction domain-containing protein, whose protein sequence is MEISLIEIKEHVKKYIEVITTVIDVGVGVVDKNMKRVSSTGLYIDEDGEEVLGSVYKNTLETGSTNVIENPRQHCLCIECIDKQRCKETLEISTPIYCNGEIEGVLGLVCFTEEQKNKILSDVNSYLNFTKQIAEFIGMKFNEYKESLLQKEKEETLNQILNNMTKGVIVTNSDNEILIINQIGMKKLKLVFSPVGKKIKIISQNDYIMNEEIFKLIINEKEYTVSGKKFPLNSISKKKEDAFIFDDIQKINKNIVEVSNQYNRITLDDIHGKSQAILSLKEYIQAISNSNSTVLITGESGTGKELIARSIHSCGNRKDKPFVVINCSAIPDSLLESELFGYVKGAFTGANNNGHMGKFELANTGVIFLDEIGDMPLYLQAKLLRVLQEKKIERIGSNKSIDLDIKIIAATNADLKQKIKEKKFREDLYYRLNVIPIQTHPLRERKEDIEPIVEELIKKYSLIANKTIKEMDREVLDLLLEYDWPGNIRELENIIELMMNTCGNNEKIVKNMLPENILKKDIKENIIKEEKRFFEREEEILFEEFEKLEKEYIIRSLKKYGNSTESKKMISEKMNIGLTTLYRKLKKFNIDK
- a CDS encoding bactofilin family protein; amino-acid sequence: MFQPKKTIEYSGVGITMISEYTKIKGDIDISCNIYIDGKVEGSIKSTALITIGEKGEVIGSLKAERIIISGVLRGKAEATDVEFIKNGKIYGDIISSKLSIEEGVIFEGTNKLKK
- a CDS encoding efflux RND transporter periplasmic adaptor subunit, translated to MKKIVLFIFMILLLISCKDNKATSKKEIIKEIKSIELKEMTLDNIEIYNGEITPSNDVKIITPTGGYVKEINFKNGDIIKKDEVILKLEDIETETNYLQAEGNLYKAKSDYETQKISFEKYEKLYKKDYISEDTYLTAKNNLSQSYGIYKTAEGNYLDAKDKKERLIVKAPINGIVTDLDLKLEEKIIANSEVLSIIDNENMEIKVAVSGKSVNNIKVGNEAKIYIEEIDREVIGKIESINLAANKETKKYQVKIIFNNEKKDILKGMYGKVKINQGKTKGLFIPKEAIMVKDLYTYIAITRDGKALIYKVDSKDSIGNYQEIIFKDYKIGDRLIIEGQYLLNNNDKVKEREE